In the Salmo trutta chromosome 13, fSalTru1.1, whole genome shotgun sequence genome, gtatcttttttgacacgcaaacaGCGTTCTAtagggttgggatcaattccatttccattcaggaagtaaactgaaattacaATTGTTTCTCATCGAAGCTTTGAGGAAAATTGGAATTTaccagtttacttcctgaattggctgggttgaaatggaattgatcccaaccctgcTGGAAGATATTAATTCTTCACAGGAACAGGTTGAATATGAGGTCTTTCCACTACACAGTAGTAATCTAGTTTATGGGGTGTACTAGATAGTTTGGCATGTTTGGGTGATACAGAATAAAGCAGGGAATGTGTCCAATGTCTAGGCATGTTGTACACTGGCAGGTCTGGTGTATTTGCACAGAGCTGTCATGATGTCATCAGTCCAATGACACACATTTATTACTGCATTGTTATAGAAGTGTAAAACGCAAGGGACATATTTGGCTTTCTGGTTGGTCGTAAATAAGTTTATGGATTTAAATTTACAGGCCAGATAATTATTGTAAAATACAATGTGTTTCTAAAcaaaggataaataaataaatagttttaGAAGTTAGACAAACACTCAATACAGACATCAACTTGAAACGGATCTGTTCTGAATCCGCGAGATGAAGACGGGGACATTGGATGCCTTCCAGATGTGTGTCACAGCCTGCCTGCGCCTTTTGTGTGAAAGCCATCGGAACAGCCCATGCTGTGTCTCTCTGAAGGAACCCGTCAACAATGAAaacctgtgtttgttttcaccCCAACTGCATGATACTCTGCATCCCACAACGAATCTGTCTCCTCACTGTTGACTGTTCTCTACAACTATTGTTGATTTGACAAGTTCTTACCAACTGTTGTCGTCTTGTTTTTCCAAACTGAACCCCcatcttctttctctcttctttctctccgcAGATGGATGAGAAGTCAGTAAACTCTCTTTACTTCCTTTTTACTTGGATGTTAAATCATAGTTTTCCTGTCAGTATCTGAGCTAGTGGTTAGTAATGATTAGTGAAGGTCTTTCTCTTAGCAGTAGTAACACAGgtcagtagtaacagtaacacagGTCAGTAGTAACACAGGTCAGTAGTAACACAGGTCAGTAGTAACACAGGTCAGTAGTAACACAGGTCAGTAGTAACACAGGTCAGTAGTAACACAGGTCAGTAGTAACACAGGTCAGTAGTAACACAGGTCAGTAGTAACACAGGTCAGTAGTAACACAGGTCAGTAGTAACACAGGTCAGTAGTAACACAGGTCAGTAGTAACACAGGTCAGTAGTAACACAGgtcagtagtaacagtaacacagTTCATTCTTTATCTAACAGTATTTCTCTTATTCTCCTGTAATTTGTTGTTCCTCCTGTCTTCTACTACTCTCCTcgtcctcctgccctccctcctctcctcctctctttctcctgccctccctccctctcttactctcatcctctcctctcttcctcctgccctccctccttcctctcttcttccccatgccctccctcctcatcctctcctccctccctctcatcctcaCCTCTTCCTCCTGCCCTCTTAACCTCTCCTCCTGCCCTCCTCtcattttctcttctcttctcatcctcttcctcctctcatcctctcttcctctccttttcctcctgaccttcctccctccctactctcaatctctcctctccctcctcttcctcctgccctctctcccctctccttttcctcctGCCCTCCCTCTTTCCACTCTCGTccgccctctctccccctctcctcttcctcctgccctccctctttccactctcctcctccctctcctcttcctcctgcctcTTCTCCCCTTATTTTCTTCATCCCTGCCCCAtgtactcctcttcctcctcccccctgcAGAGATGATCAAGCTTTCTATGACCACCAGATTTACCAACACGAGAAGTAAGAGACGGATGCATTATGGTCCTACCTATTTGACCGCTGGTCACTAGAGCCATGTTAGAGAGGACATATTGACACGGTGTCAGAGAGGACATATTGACACGGTGTCGGAGAGGACATATTGACACGGTGTCGGAGAGGACATATTGACACGGTGTCGGCGTGGACATATTGACACGGTGTCAGACAGCCATGTTAGATAGGACATATTGGAGGACAGGTTGAATATGACATGGTCTGCAttcgaaatggcaccctattccctacgtagtgcactactttagacccagagccctatggcaccctattccctacgtagtgcactacttttgaccagagccctatggcaccctattccctatatagtgcattgcttttgaccagggATTTAGGGTTCTGGTTTGTTGGTtatgtgctgtatgtgtgtgtttgatcatCTGCTGGCTGCATTCTGTCCTACAGTAGTCTGTCCTACAGTAGTCTGTCCTACAGTAGTCTGTCCTACAGTAGTCTGTCCTACAGTAGTCTGTCCTACAGTAGTTTTTCTGtagtagtctatagtagtctGTCCTATAGTAGTCTGTCCTATAGTAGTCTGTCCTATAGTAGTCTGTCCTATAGTAGTCTGTCCTATAGTAGTCTGTCTATCCATAAGTTCGGTAATTATTAGCTATCATTCTTCGCTTGCCCGTCGCTGGCTTCACGTCGTGGTTGTTCTAACATTGATAATGCCATGTGTTTGTTATGTTAACGTTGTTGGAACATTGTGGGAACCTTGCGCGTGTTTCTGTGCATGGTCCGTTGTTAACGTTATATTAACATTGTGGTGACATGGGGTGTGTACTAGGCACGGTCTGCGGGTGGATGGCATCCCCATGTTCATCCCCAACGACCGCAGCAAGAAGAGGCTGATCGAGGACACTCAGGATTGGCAGCCCCGCACAGGCACTACCCAGTCCCGCTCCTTCCGCATGCTGGCCCAACTCACAGGCACCGACTACAgtgagtgaggtgaggtgaggtgaggtgaggtgaggtgaggtgagtgaCCCGCTTCAACATAAAAATATCAATGAATagacgagggcactagaacagatTTTGTCAGACTTGTGCCCAGACAGTGAGTCTCAGTAAGACAcaatttttgtttaaaaaaatgtccaGTAGCCAAGACAACAATTACAAATTAAATCTAGACACTGGCTGCCCTAGAGAACACACAGAATTACACCTACCTccgcctaaacatcagcaccacaggtaaatTCCACAATGATTTGAAGGATCTAAGAGCCAAGGCATGAAGTGCCTTCtacaccatcaaaaggaacataaaactctACCTCCCagattaggatctggcaaaaaaatacttcaatcagttatTGAACCCATTGCCAAgaatggttgtgaggtctggggtctacTAACCAACCAAAATTTCACAAAATCTACCACAAatccctcacctacagagagataaacctggagaagaatctcctcagccagctggttctggggctctgttcacaatcggaccccacagagccccaaggACAGAAACACgtttagacccaaccaaatgtTGCAGGAGCAAAAAGATAACTATTTGACACGCTGGAAAGGAtaaaccaaaaaacagagcaaactagaatgctatttggccctaaacagagagtacacagtggcagaatacctgaccactgggactgacccaaacttaaggaaagctttgactatatacagactcagtgagcttagccttgctattgagaaaggccgctgtaggcagacctggctctcaagagaagacaggctaggtgcacactgcccacaaaatgaggtggaaactgagctgcacttcctaacctcctgcccaatgtatgaccatgttagagacgcatatttccctcagattacacagacccacaaataattagaaagcaaattaaacatcgataaactcccatatctgttaggcgAAATACTGCAATGTGCaaacacagcagcaagatgtgtgtcCCATTACCACGAAAAAAGGACAACCAGTGgagaacaaacaacattgtaaatagaaactatatttatctgtttatttattttacctttcatacttcaactacATGAACattgttataatactgtacatagacaataatataacatttgaccTTTCTCTATTCTTTAAAACATGTTGTAAATGTAATTGAGAAAGAGAGGTGTCAGTGGTCCAGAGAGGACGAGAAgcccaggagagggagagaaagttgaCACGGAGCCCCAGATGGGACAAGAGgtccaggagagggagagaaagttgaCCCTTGGCCCCAGATGGGACAAGAGgcccaggagagggagagaaagttgaCACGGGGCCACAGATGGGACAAGAGgcccaggagagggagagaatgttgACACGGGGCCACAGATGGGACAAGAGGtccaggagagggagaggaagttgACCCTTGGCCCCAGAT is a window encoding:
- the LOC115205772 gene encoding PDZ and LIM domain protein 7-like gives rise to the protein MDEKDDQAFYDHQIYQHEKHGLRVDGIPMFIPNDRSKKRLIEDTQDWQPRTGTTQSRSFRMLAQLTGTDYMQDPDDETMKRAREKFLTEIQSPRYARLRDWHHERSARALNIKS